CCGGAACGCGGGCCGCTTGCGGAGGATGGTGATCCAGGAGAGGCCGGACTGGAAGGCCTCCAGCGTGAGCCGCTCGAACAGGGCGTCGTCGCCGCGGACCGGCTTGCCCCACTCGTCGTCGTGGTACGCCGCGTACTCCGGTGAGCTGCCACCCCAGAAGCAGCGCGCCCGGCCGTCGTCGCCGATCGTGAGGTCGCCGGTCATGGCAGCCGGCCCTGCTCGACCAGCCTGCCGAACCGCTTCAGCGCGCCGGTGAAGCTCAGCTTCGAGCCGGGCCAGAGCACCGGCCAGGCGATCTTGCCGACCGCGCCGGCCGGCAGGTGGAACCACTCGTGCAGCACGACCTGGGTGCGGTCGCCGGACATCGCGGTGCAGCGCATCGCGCCCGGGCCGCGCAGCACCTTGCCGCAGTGCACGACGCGGACCTCGTACGGCGCGTTCACCTTGACCACGCGCAGCTCGTCCCGGAGCACCGCCGGGCCGAGCGCGGTGACCGCCTCGACCAGGCTGCCCTCGCCGCCGTCGCCCTCGACCACCTTGACCCGGGTGAACGGGATCCACTCGGACTGTTTCTCCCAGTCCATGAACGCGGCGAAGACCTTGGCGGCCGGGGCGTTCACGATCACCGTGGCGGTGACCTCCCCGGTTCCCGGGGTGGCGGCGTCGTCGCTCATCGGCTCTCCGCCGGCTCCTCGTCGGCTTTCTCCTCGACCTTGTCCTCGGGCACCGGCTCCGGCTGCGGGGTGGCGCCCGGCGCGATGGCGGCCTCCCGCGCGGAGCGCAGCGCGTCGGCGTCCGCCGTCCGGCCCTCGCGCAACGCCGCCACCTCGGCCTCCAGCACCCCGATCAGCTCACCTTTGTAGCCGATGTCGTACGCCGCCCGCTGCAGCGCCTGGTCGACCTGGGCCATCCGGTACCCCCGCCAGGCGGTGTCGAACCTGGTCTTGGCGATGTCGTCCTCGCCCAGCGGGCGATCACCGGGCAGCGGCACCGACTTGCCGTCCGGCTCGACCGGGGTGAGCCCGGAGTCGCCTCCGCTCAGCAGAACGGTCACGCCGAAGACGATCGTCCCGACGACCAGTGCTACGACAATGAAGAGCAGAAGCTGACTCATGCGCACGATGTTGACATGTCGGCCTTCCGGAGGCGAGTCCGCCACCCACCCATTAGGTCCAGGTCAAAATCTTCTTCCGCCACGCGTAGAGGATGCCGAGCGCCAGGACGGCCACGAAGACGCCCATCTCGGCGATCGCCGCGCCGCCGAAGCCCGGGAGATCGAAGATCACCGCCCAGGGGAAGAGGAAAACGGCTTCCACCGCGAAAAGCACGTAAAGGTACGCATACACGTAGTACCTGATCTGGGCCTGCGCCCAGTCCCCGCCCACCGGGTCGATGCCGCTCTCATAGGCGATCCGCTTGCCGGCCGGCTCGGCCGGCCGGGCCGGGCGCAGCAGACGGTTGGCGCCGAACGCCGCCACGAACAGCAAAACCCCAGCTACCAGGACCAGTCCGAGGGTGGCGTAGGAGCCGAGATATCCGTCCACGAACGTGCAGCCTACCCAAGAGCACTAGCTCGCGGGAGCGACGCATGGCTACTGTGGGCAACGGTCCGCGGCGGCCCCTCGTAAGGGGCGGCGAAGTAGTGTGGAAGTGACGATTGTGCGGGCCGGCTCATCGATGTGCGTACACAAGATCGGCCCGCGCTCTTTGGAGGTTGAAACGTGGCCGCTCCCGCGAAGCGAGTCGAGCAGCTGGACCGGGTGGTGATCCGATTCGCCGGCGACTCGGGCGATGGCATGCAGCTCACCGGTGACCGGTTCACCTCGGAGACCGCGCAGCTCGGCAACGACATCTCGACTCTGCCCAATTTCCCCGCCGAGATCCGCGCGCCCGCGGGCACCCTGCCGGGCGTCTCGAGTTTCCAGGTCCATTTCGCCGACTACGACATCCTGACCCCCGGCGACTCGCCCAACGTGCTGGTCGCGATGAACCCGGCCGCGCTCAAGGCGAACCTGTCCGAGCTGCCGGCCGGCGCCGATCTGATCATCAACACCGACGAGTTCACCAAGCGGAACCTGGCCAAGGTGGGTTACCCGGTCAGTCCGCTGGAGGACGGGTCGCTCGCCGACTACGCCGTGCACCCGGTGGCCCTGACCTCGATGACCGTCGGCGCGCTCGCCGATCAGGGCATCTCGAAGAAGGACGCCGAGCGCGCCAAGAACATGTTCGCCCTCGGCCTGCTCTGCTGGATGTACTCGCGACCATTCGAGTCCACCCTGCGGTTCCTGGAGCGCAAGTTCGCCAAGCGGCCCGAGCTGGTCGCGGCGAACAAGACCGCCTTCCAGGCAGGGTGGAACTACGGCGAGACCACCGAGGCGTTCTCGGTGCGCTACGAGATCAAGCCGGCCAGGATGCGCCCGGGGACGTACAAGAACATCACCGGCAACCAGGCGCTCGCCCTCGGCCTGGTCGCCGCCACGGTGCGGTCCAAGCTCCCGCTCTTCCTGGGGGCGTACCCAATCACCCCGGCCTCGGACATCCTGCACGAGCTCTCCAAGCACAAGCGGTTCGGCATCACCACGATGCAGGCCGAGGACGAGATCGCGGCGATCGGGGCGGCGCTCGGGGCGGCGTACGGCGGCGCGCTCGGCGTCACCACCACCTCCGGGCCGGGCGTGGCGCTCAAGGGCGAGACGATCTCGCTGGCCATCGCGCTGGAGCTGCCGCTGGTCATCGTCGACGTGCAGCGGGCCGGGCCGTCGACCGGCATGCCGACCAAGACCGAGCAGGCCGACCTGAACATGGCGCTGTACGGCCGGCACGGCGAGGCGCCGCTCGCGGTGATCGCCCCGAAGTCCCCGTCGGACTGCTTCCACGCCGCGTTGGAGGCGGCGCGGATCGCTCTGACCTACCGGACGCCGGTCATCCTGCTCTCCGACAACTACGTGGCGAACGGCTCCGAGCCGTGGCTGCTGCCCTCGGTCGACGAACTGCCCGACCTGTCCGTCGAGTTCGCGACCACGCCGAACGCGGAGGACGGCAAGTTCCTGCCGTACCTGCGGGATCCGGAGACGATGGCGCGCCCGTGGGCGGTCCCCGGCACGCCCGGCCTGGAGCACCGGATCGGCGGCCTGGAGAAAGCCGACAAGACCGGCGACATCTCCTACGACCCCGCCAACCACGAGTTCATGGTTCGCACCCGGGCGGCCCGGATCGAGGCGATCGAGGTCCCGGACATCGACGTCGAGGACCCGTCGGAGGACGCGCGCGTCCTGGTGCTGGGCTGGGGTTCGACCTACGGCCCGATCGGGGCGGCGTGCCGGGCGTTGCGCCAGCGCGGGCTGACGATCGCGCAGGCGCACCTGCGGCACCTGTCGCCACTGCCGGCCAATCTCGGCGAGGTCTTGAAAAATTACGACAAGGTGGTCATCCCGGAGATGAACCTGGGCCAGCTCGCCCACGTCATCCGGGCTCGGTATCTGATCGACGCGCTGCCGTTCAACCAGGTCAGCGGCCTGCCGTTCACCGCCGCGACGCTGGAGAGCATGCTGGAGGACGTGGTCAAGAATGGCTAGCCCCACGGTGCCCCTGAAACTCACCATGAAGGACTTCAAGTCCGACCAGGAGGTCCGCTGGTGCCCGGGCTGCGGTGACTACGCCATCCTGGCCGCCGTGCAGAGCTTCATGCCGGAGCTCGGCATCCCCCGGGAGAACATCGTCTTCGTCTCCGGGATCGGCTGCTCGTCGCGATTCCCGTATTACATGAACACCTACGGGATGCACTCGATCCACGGCCGCGCGCCGGCGATCGCCACCGGCCTGTCCGCGTCCCGCCCCGACCTGAGCGTCTGGGTCGTCACCGGCGACGGCGACGCGCTCTCGATCGGCGGCAACCACCTGATCCACGCGCTGCGCCGCAACGTCAACCTCAAGATCCTGCTGTTCAACAACCGGATCTACGGCCTGACCAAGGGGCAGTACTCACCGACCTCGGAGATCGGCAAGATCACCAAGTCGACCCCGGCCGGGTCGGCGGACTCGCCGTTCAACCCGCTCTCGCTCGCGCTGGGCGCCGAGGCGACGTTCGTGGCCCGCACGATCGACTCGGACCGCAAGCACCTGCAGTCGGTGCTGCGGGCCGCGGCCGCGCACGAGGGCTCCGCGTTCGTCGAGATCTACCAGAACTGCAACATCTTCAACGACGGCGCCTTCGACCTGATCAAGGACCCGGACACCCGCGACGAACACCTGATCCGCCTGGAGCAGGGCCAGCCGATCACCTTCGGCACCGACGGGCAGTACTCCGTCGTGCACCCGGAGGGCAGCTTCGGCCTCAAGGTCCAGCAGGGCGGCCAGGCGATCGTCCACGACGCCACGGTCGACGACCCTGCCTACGCCTTCGCCCTGAGCCGCCTCTCCGGCTCCGACCTGAACACCACCCCGATCGGCGTGTTCCGCAACGTCCAGCGCCCGTCCTACGACGAGATCGTCCGCAAACAGCTCCTCGACGCCGGAACCACCGGCACCCCGGAGGAGATGCTCACCGACCTCCTCAACAGCGGCGACACCTGGACCATCATGTAACCCGGCAAAACCACGCGCAACGGTCCGGCACCGCTTCGGTGCCGGACCGTCCTTTTCCGGTACGGCCTACCCCGCCCCGACCGCACAGCCCCGTCCCGTGCCTCGACGCCAGGCCGCCGCCACCTCACGACCGCGAGGCCGCATCCGGGCCGAACTGCCCGCCTCACGGTGGTCCGCCCCAACCCCCACGGCCGAAGCCCAGCCAGGTTCCTCGGCTGGAGTCCCTGGCCCTATCCCGGGCGCGAATAGGGCCACCAGGACCAGCCGGGTTCGTCGGGCTGGCGTCCATAGCCCTATCCCGGGTGCCAATAGGGCGTTCAGGACCAGCCGAGTTCGTCGGGCTGGCGTCCACGGCCCTATACCGGGCGCGAATAGGGCGTTCAGGACCAGCCGAGTTCGTCGGGCTGGCGTCCACGGCCCTATACCGGGCGCGTATAGGGCGTTCAGGACCAGCCGAGTTCGTCGGGCTGGCGTCCACGGCCCTATAGCGGGCGCGAATAGGGCGTTCAGGACCAGCCGAGTTCGTCGGGCTGGCGTCCACGGCCCTATACCGGGCGCGTATAGGGCGTTCAGGACCAGCCGAGTTCGTCGGGCTGGCGTCCACGGCCCTATAGCGGGCGCGAATAGGGCGTTCAGGACCAGCCGAGTTCGTCGGGCTGGCGTCCACGGCCCTATAGCGGGCGCGAATAGGGCGTTCAGGACCAGCCGGGCTTGCCGGGTATGGCGGGCTGGCGTTCATGGCCCTATCCCGGGTGCGGATAGGGCCACCAGGACCAGCCCGGGGGTTGGGGTTGGCGGTCGTGGCCACCCACGGGCGTCGCCCTGGAGGGCCGGGCGTTCGGGACGCGCCAGCGTCCTGCCCGGCCCGGAAGGGTCCCTGGCGGGAGCGACGATCAGTAATCAGCGCGGATCCGAGTCAGCAATCCCTTGATCTTGATCCTCGGCTGATGCCCGCCTAGAAGGAGACGCCGGTTGACGCGGACTCGTCGTCGCGGATGTAGACCAGCAGGTCGCCGGTCTCGATGGTGACGGCCTGCTCGCCGCCGAGCGGCAGCACCTTGCCGCGCCGGATCAGCGCCACCACCAGCGTGGGCAGTTCGCGCGGGTTGCGGCCGACCTCGGCGCGTTCCGCCGAGCGCATCGCCAGCGCCATCCCCTGGCCCGGGGTGAGCAGGTCCTCCACCACGTCGATCAGCGGCGGCGCGGTGGTGGTCAGGCCGAGCAGCCGGCCCGCCGTGGACGACGACACGATCACGTGGTGCGCGCCGGACTGCTTGAGCAGCGCCGCGTTCTCCTGCTCGCGGACCGCCGCGATGATCCGCACCTGGCCGGCGGTCAGCTGCCGCACGGTCAGCGTGATCAGCACCGACGCCTCGTCCTGGTCGGTCGCGATGATCACCGACTTGCAGTTCTTCACATCGGCGTCGAGCAGCACCGAGGAGCGGGTGGCGTTGCCCTCGATCACCGCGAACCCGTTCGCCGCGGCCTGCCGGACGGCCGGCTCCCGATTTTCCACGATCACGATGCGGGACTTGTCGTAACCGGTCTCCAGCAGCGCGTCGACCGCGGCCCGGCCCTTGGTGCCGTAACCGCAGATGATCACGTGGTCCTTCAATTTGCGCCTCCACCGGGCGACCCGCAGGCCTTTGCGGTACTGGTCGGTGAGCACTTCCAGGGTGGTGCCGACCAGGATGATCAGGAAGAGCACGCGAGCGGGGGTGATGAACAGGACGTTGATCAGCCGGGCGCCCTGGGTCGCCGGGGTGATGTCGCCGTAGCCGGTGGTGGAGAGCGAGACGACCGCGTAGTAGAAGCAGTCGAGCAGGCTGAGCCCGTCCTCGTTCACGTCGCGGTACCCGTCGCGGTCCGCGTAGACGATCGCCACCGCGGTGAGCACGAGGGCGAACGCCATCACCAGCCGCACGGCGAGGGCTCTCAGCGGTCCCTGTCGGACCAGCGGGAGGTGAATCATGGGACCGCCTGCACGGACAACACCCTAACGGCATCCGCCGCAATGATCCGCATCACCCGCCTACCGGGTGCCGCCGGTCAGCGAACTATCTGTGCGAACCGGACCGCGCCGCCCTCCAGATCCGGGTGCTCGACGGCCAGCGCCATCGCCACCACGCGGTCGAAACCGAGGGAGGCACCGTCGGCGTAGGCCTCGTCGAAGGCCGCGTCACCCAGCGCCGCGCGCAGCGCCGCCTGCTGCGCCGACCAGAACGCGCCGAACGACTCGGTACGCCGGGCGCCCCGGGCCGCCTCGGCCCCGCCGAACAGCACGGCCGCCGTGGCCGGGTCCCCGCCCAGCGCGCAGCGGACCGCGATGGCGGCCACCGCGTCGGCGGCCGCGCCCCGGAAGCCGTGCCGCAGCCGGGACCGCAACGCCACCACCAGGTGATCGTGGGCGGCCACCAGATCACCCCGGCGCAGCGCGACCATGCCGAGCATCCAGTCCACCGCCCGCCGCCCCCGGTCCGCCGGGCGCGCGGCCTCCATCTGCCGGGCCGCGCCGAGCAACTCGGACGCCTCGGCCAGCGCGCCCCGGCGCCAGCACAGCTCGGCCAGCGCCAGCACGGCCGGCAGCGACTCGGTGGCCACCCCGGCCCGCTCGGCCTGGGCGATCACCGACCGGCAGGACCGTTCGGCGTCCTCGGGGCCGCGCTCGTCCAGCCGGATCCGCCGGCTGCCCAGCGCCCGGACCAGCAGGGCCGGATCGCCGGCCGCGCGGGCCGCGCGCTCCGCCCGGCGCAGGAATTCGTTGCGTTCCGCGCGGTCGTCGCTGAGGTCGGCGTGGATCAGGTAGGCGCGGGCCAGCTCGGCCGGCTCGTGGTCGGCGCCGACCCGCTCGCAGAGCAGGCTGAGCAGGCCCCGCCCCTCGCCGGCCCCGCCGTGCTCGTGCCACCACGGGTTCAACGCCCCGGCCAGGCGCAACCCGGCCCGGACGTCGCCGCCCGAGGACGCCCAGCGCAGCGCGGCCTGCCACTCCCCGACGTAAGGGCCGAGGTCGGTCAGCGAGACGGTCCGCTCCTGCCCGTCGGTGTCCGTCGCGACGGTCTCCAGCGCGTCCAGCGACCAGGCCAGGTGCCGGTCCCGGACGGCGGCCTCGTCACCGGTGGCGGTGAGCTGGCGCAGGGCGTACGACCGGACGTGCCCGGACATCCGGTAGCGCGGCCCGGGCACCACGTCGATCAGCGACTTCTCGGCCAGCTCGGAGAGCGCGCTGAGGGCACCCTCGCCGCACCAGTCGACGGTGGCCAGGTCCACCGGCTCGGCGAAGACCGCGAGCCGGCGCAGCAGCTCGGCGGCCCGGCTGCCCAGGCTCCGGTACGACCAGTCCAGGTTGTTGCGCAGGCTGTCGTGCCGCCCGTCGCCGCTCGCGTCGCTGTCCAGCGCGCCGATCGGGTCGTCCAGCCGCCGGGCCAGCAGGTCGGCCGGCATCAGCCGCAACCGGGTGGCGGCCAGCTCGATGGCGAGCGGCGACCCCTCCAGCCGGGCGGCCAGCTCGGCCAGCTGCTCCTCGTCGTCACCGCGCCGACCGCCCCGGGCCGCCGTGGCCCGGTCGGCGAGCAGCGCGAACGCGTCGGCCGGCGCCATCGGCGGGATCCGCCACACGGTCTCCCCGGCCAGCCCGAGCGGCGCCCGGCCGGTGGCCAGCACGTCCAGCCGGCGGCACCGGGTCAGCAGCCGGTGCGCCAGCGCCGCGGTCAGCCCCGGCGCCGCGTCGCAGGTTTGCAGGATGACCAGCATCCGCCGCTCGGCGCACTGCTCGACCAGCGTCTCGATCATCGCCCGGCCCGGCTCGGGCCGCAGGCCGAGGGCCGCGGCGAGGGCGGTGGGCAGGCCACCGGGCGCGGCGGCCGCGTCGATCGTCCACACCCCACCGGGGTACGCGGCGAGCACCTGCTCGCCCACCGCCAGGCTGAGCCGGGTCTTGCCGGCACCGCCCGGCCCGACCACGCTGACCAGCCGGTGCCGGCTGAGCAGCTCGGAGAGCTCGACCACCTCGGACTGCCGGCCGACGAACGTGCTGTGCTCGGCCGGCAGGTTGTGCCGGGGCGCCTCGGCGGTGCGCGGTCGCGGGAAATCCTTGTCCAGGCCGGGCGCGACGACCTGGTAGAGCTGCTCGTCGTCGTCGAAGCCGCGCAGCCGGAACGCGCCGAGCGCCTGGAGGTCCACGGTGGCCAGAGTGGCGGCCGCGGCGGTGGCGACCCGGCTGTGGCCGGCGGTGGCGTACGTCGCGGTCACCGCCAGGGCGGTCGCCTCCGAGCAGAGCACCTGGCCACCGTGCGCGGCGGCGGACACCCGGGCGGCCCGGTGCACCTCGGCGCTGGCGTACTCGGTGCCGACCGGCGTGGCCCGCCCGGTGTGCAGTCCCATCCGGACCTTCGGTACGGCGTCGTCGCGCGGCCAGGCGAAGGCGGCCAGCCGGCGCTGCGCCTCCACACAGGCCGCCACGGCCGCGTCGGCGTTGTCGAACGCCACGAAGAAAGAGTCACCCTCGGTGAGGAGTTCGACACCACCGAAGTCACTCAGCGCCGCACGTAACAGAGAGCGATGTGCATTCAGCACAGCGCGATAGCTGTCACCGAGCATCCGGGCCAAACGCGTCGAGCCCTCTATGTCAGTGAACATAAAGGTCACGAGGCCACTGGGTAGCTCGAGCCGTCCCGACACGGTTGAACCTCCGCCCCCTTTGGAAGTCGCGACTCATGCTGCCGTATCTCAGAGTCACCGCCCATCGTAGAAACGGACGGTAACCGCCTGCCCGCCACGGCCGACCCCTTACGGAGGACATCTCCCATCCTGGGATCGACGTCGGCATACGGGACTACGCGTGTCGTAACGAAAGAGATCGAACGCGGAAACGACGCGGTCGGCCAAAACCGCCGGGCCGTTCGGGTGTACCCGTACGTGTCATCCCAGGACCTGAGATACCGGCCCTGACCAGGGCGGATTTTATCGGCAGCGGGTGGAGCGGCGGGCACGGAGGGTGAGATTGGACAGCTGGTTGGCCACCAATGTCG
Above is a genomic segment from Actinoplanes ianthinogenes containing:
- a CDS encoding SRPBCC family protein — its product is MSDDAATPGTGEVTATVIVNAPAAKVFAAFMDWEKQSEWIPFTRVKVVEGDGGEGSLVEAVTALGPAVLRDELRVVKVNAPYEVRVVHCGKVLRGPGAMRCTAMSGDRTQVVLHEWFHLPAGAVGKIAWPVLWPGSKLSFTGALKRFGRLVEQGRLP
- the ndhC gene encoding NADH-quinone oxidoreductase subunit A, whose amino-acid sequence is MDGYLGSYATLGLVLVAGVLLFVAAFGANRLLRPARPAEPAGKRIAYESGIDPVGGDWAQAQIRYYVYAYLYVLFAVEAVFLFPWAVIFDLPGFGGAAIAEMGVFVAVLALGILYAWRKKILTWT
- a CDS encoding 2-oxoacid:acceptor oxidoreductase subunit alpha; its protein translation is MQLTGDRFTSETAQLGNDISTLPNFPAEIRAPAGTLPGVSSFQVHFADYDILTPGDSPNVLVAMNPAALKANLSELPAGADLIINTDEFTKRNLAKVGYPVSPLEDGSLADYAVHPVALTSMTVGALADQGISKKDAERAKNMFALGLLCWMYSRPFESTLRFLERKFAKRPELVAANKTAFQAGWNYGETTEAFSVRYEIKPARMRPGTYKNITGNQALALGLVAATVRSKLPLFLGAYPITPASDILHELSKHKRFGITTMQAEDEIAAIGAALGAAYGGALGVTTTSGPGVALKGETISLAIALELPLVIVDVQRAGPSTGMPTKTEQADLNMALYGRHGEAPLAVIAPKSPSDCFHAALEAARIALTYRTPVILLSDNYVANGSEPWLLPSVDELPDLSVEFATTPNAEDGKFLPYLRDPETMARPWAVPGTPGLEHRIGGLEKADKTGDISYDPANHEFMVRTRAARIEAIEVPDIDVEDPSEDARVLVLGWGSTYGPIGAACRALRQRGLTIAQAHLRHLSPLPANLGEVLKNYDKVVIPEMNLGQLAHVIRARYLIDALPFNQVSGLPFTAATLESMLEDVVKNG
- a CDS encoding 2-oxoacid:ferredoxin oxidoreductase subunit beta; translation: MASPTVPLKLTMKDFKSDQEVRWCPGCGDYAILAAVQSFMPELGIPRENIVFVSGIGCSSRFPYYMNTYGMHSIHGRAPAIATGLSASRPDLSVWVVTGDGDALSIGGNHLIHALRRNVNLKILLFNNRIYGLTKGQYSPTSEIGKITKSTPAGSADSPFNPLSLALGAEATFVARTIDSDRKHLQSVLRAAAAHEGSAFVEIYQNCNIFNDGAFDLIKDPDTRDEHLIRLEQGQPITFGTDGQYSVVHPEGSFGLKVQQGGQAIVHDATVDDPAYAFALSRLSGSDLNTTPIGVFRNVQRPSYDEIVRKQLLDAGTTGTPEEMLTDLLNSGDTWTIM
- a CDS encoding potassium channel family protein, which translates into the protein MIHLPLVRQGPLRALAVRLVMAFALVLTAVAIVYADRDGYRDVNEDGLSLLDCFYYAVVSLSTTGYGDITPATQGARLINVLFITPARVLFLIILVGTTLEVLTDQYRKGLRVARWRRKLKDHVIICGYGTKGRAAVDALLETGYDKSRIVIVENREPAVRQAAANGFAVIEGNATRSSVLLDADVKNCKSVIIATDQDEASVLITLTVRQLTAGQVRIIAAVREQENAALLKQSGAHHVIVSSSTAGRLLGLTTTAPPLIDVVEDLLTPGQGMALAMRSAERAEVGRNPRELPTLVVALIRRGKVLPLGGEQAVTIETGDLLVYIRDDESASTGVSF
- a CDS encoding ATP-binding protein; this encodes MFTDIEGSTRLARMLGDSYRAVLNAHRSLLRAALSDFGGVELLTEGDSFFVAFDNADAAVAACVEAQRRLAAFAWPRDDAVPKVRMGLHTGRATPVGTEYASAEVHRAARVSAAAHGGQVLCSEATALAVTATYATAGHSRVATAAAATLATVDLQALGAFRLRGFDDDEQLYQVVAPGLDKDFPRPRTAEAPRHNLPAEHSTFVGRQSEVVELSELLSRHRLVSVVGPGGAGKTRLSLAVGEQVLAAYPGGVWTIDAAAAPGGLPTALAAALGLRPEPGRAMIETLVEQCAERRMLVILQTCDAAPGLTAALAHRLLTRCRRLDVLATGRAPLGLAGETVWRIPPMAPADAFALLADRATAARGGRRGDDEEQLAELAARLEGSPLAIELAATRLRLMPADLLARRLDDPIGALDSDASGDGRHDSLRNNLDWSYRSLGSRAAELLRRLAVFAEPVDLATVDWCGEGALSALSELAEKSLIDVVPGPRYRMSGHVRSYALRQLTATGDEAAVRDRHLAWSLDALETVATDTDGQERTVSLTDLGPYVGEWQAALRWASSGGDVRAGLRLAGALNPWWHEHGGAGEGRGLLSLLCERVGADHEPAELARAYLIHADLSDDRAERNEFLRRAERAARAAGDPALLVRALGSRRIRLDERGPEDAERSCRSVIAQAERAGVATESLPAVLALAELCWRRGALAEASELLGAARQMEAARPADRGRRAVDWMLGMVALRRGDLVAAHDHLVVALRSRLRHGFRGAAADAVAAIAVRCALGGDPATAAVLFGGAEAARGARRTESFGAFWSAQQAALRAALGDAAFDEAYADGASLGFDRVVAMALAVEHPDLEGGAVRFAQIVR